The following nucleotide sequence is from Synechococcus sp. KORDI-52.
GAGCGATGTGGAGGCGTTGGCCCTGCTCCCCGCCGCCGTTCGTTCGCGGCCCAGTAAGCAGCTTGTCCTGCATCGCTCCAGCCGTCAGCTGATTCTGCTGGATCAGGGTCAGGTTCGTCTGCGAGTGCCTGCTGCTGTTGGCACCCAAGGCTGGGAAACGCCACTCGGAGAGCATCGCGTGCTGTTCAAGACGGTGGATCCTGTTTGGAGGCATCCCGGCACCGGGGTTCTGGTTCCTCCTGGAGGTGGGAATCCCCTGGGATCGCGTTGGATTGCCTTCTATCAGGACTGCTCCAATCCCGGTGGCTGGGATGGCGAGAAGGTGGTGCAGGTTCGCGGCTGCTCCCACGTCGGGTTGCACGGCACTCCTCATCGTTGGACCGTTGGACGGGCCGTGTCGCATGGATGTGTTCGCCTCTTTGACGAACACATTCGCCGCGTGTTCGACCTTGTGGATGTAGGCACACCCGTGGTGGTCTTGCCTTGAGGAATTGGCTTTGATCCATCGGGCACGAAAAAAGCCCTGGGCAGAGCCAGGGCTTGATTGACGTGTTTTGTCGTTATGGCGTCAGATCACCAGAGTCCCTGAACGGGAGCGGCGGGAGCGGGAGCGGGCTCGGGAGCCTTGGCGGTGTAGGCCTGGATGCATGCCGGGGTGTTCATGTACCAGCTGAGCAGAGAGGTGTCCTTGTGGAAATCACCCTGTGTGTCGGCATTGCAGACCTTCATGGCGCCTTGCAGCCGCTGGTCGGTCGGCAGCTTGGCCATCATTCCGTAGCTGGAGAGCTTGCCATCCTCTGCATCGAGAATGATGGCGCTGCGAACGGCCTGCAGATCGTTCTGCTGGCTGTAGTACGGGTGATAGTTGCCGTTGAGGCTCTCTTTGAGGAAGGCTTCGCCTTCCGTTGAGTAAAGGAATTCAGTGACGTCAGCAACATCGACGTCGTACTGCTTCTCCAGACCCACCTCGAGTTCTTCACGGGTCCAACCGGACAGATTGCTCAGATCCTGAGGAACGGGATTGGAGACTTGCTTTTTGCCACCGATGGGCAACAGCACGTTGGAGCGAACGAAACCGTTGGTGACGGTCCGGGCGGTTTGTTTGGGGGTGGCGAAGCCAGGCAGTCCAGCAGCGGCGACCATCAGGCCGGCACCGGTGAACAGAAGTGCTCTGCGCATGAGCTGCAGTTGATTTGCACTTCGAACCGTCGCCAGACCGCCTGGAGAGAGGCCAGGACCCACCGGGTTTTTTTCCTTTTAAGACAGTGTTAATGAAAAACGGGAATCGTGTCTTTTCTCCGGCCGAGAAAATGATGTCTTAAGCTTCTCTTCCAATTCTCATTCTGATTCATTGCTGGGTCTGTTCGCAGCGTTGCTTGTGCCGATGTCGGGTGTGGTGACCCATGGCGTCGAACAGGACCACCCAGCCTTGGATATCGCCTGCCGCGTGGGCCGTCCTGTTCGTGCCGCCCACGACGGCGTTGGCCGTAGTCGCTGGAGCTCCACCCTCGGCTGGACCTTTCACCTGGCTGGTGCCGGCGTCAAGACCCGTTACAGCCATCTGAGTGTTGGTGCTCCCCCTGGTTCCTACAACAGGGGTCAGATCATTGGCTACTGCGGAAACACGGGGCGCTGGTCGACCGGTCCTCACCTTCACTTCGAAGCGGAACCCCTTCATCTCCTGGACGTGCTTGAGAGCCCCAGCGCAGAGCAGCTGAGATCCATGGAGCAAACGCCTCAATGGCGTCAGCGCTCGGTGGAGGCGAGCCGCTGATGGCTCAGTTCGAATCGGTGCTGCTCTGACGGCGCACTTCTCCGATCAGCCATACGCCCATGAATCCGAGCGACGACAAACCGAAATAGATCAACACCCACCGCAGAACCCGGTCAGGATCCGCAGCTGCATTGGCGAGCAGCTCAGCGGTTTTGGCAAGCAGGTTGTCCATCAGTTCTGAAGATCGGGGATCAACGTGAGTTGGCGGACCGGTGACTCTTCGCTGACAAATCCCCAGGCTTCAAACACCGTGGGATCGGGATGCGTGATGCGCTGCTCCGTGCCGTTGCGTTCCAGCTGGAACCCTTCGCTGGACATGCGCCGCATCAAGCTTGCTGATTCCTCAAAGCGGGCAGCCATCGCCTCAAGGCTTGAGCAGTCACCTGTGAGACCGGATTCACGCCAGGTGAAATAGGTCATTTTCTCAACTGGAACATAGGACTCAGGTGTAGCAGGGGTTTTAAGCGGTAAAGGTTCAGCACAACACTGTGTGAATAAATCAAGCTCTTTCAACTGGCAGAACCGGTTAGCCACAGTTTAGAAGATCACTCCTTAATCAAATTATTTTGAGCCATGACAACCTATCAACTACCGATGAGAAAGCTCCTTCTCTTACTGCTGCTGTTGGTTGCCTCTTTGCCCACTAGTGCTGCAGTTGATCAAAGATCGCTGATTTCTGGATGAAGGCGACTTACTTTGCAGGTTGTGTACGGACTATTAATGTTACTCTACCGCTCAAGTAGCAGAAGGATCTTGAAAGAAGCTATATAGTTGTACTCATGATGACGGCACCAATATTCGGATTTGTATCAACTCAATAAAAGCAGTTCATTAGACGGGATTTTTAAAAGGTACGTGCAGCATGAATTTGGTCTTACGATAAGTAACCAAACATTATGTATGCATTTCAGTATATTGAACATAGCAATCGTTTACTAAGATCGCTGCATATCTAGAAATTTCAAGCTAAAATAATTCAAATATCTTAAAGCTCGTGTTTAGCTATTATTCAAGCATTGAAGATTTCAAATCTAATCACAAAAAAAGGATCGTCGTTTTTACAACCTGTAACCTTGGGGGGCTCCTTTGGCTAAAAATTTAGCTATCAGCTGCTGGAAGCAAGGGGTTGAGCTTCTTTTCTTCGGCAATGACGAGGCTTCTATTAATCAAATGTCAAATTATGCTAGCACTGTAAATAACATCAAGGAAAATAGATTTCGGCTAGACATAACACGAGATCTACCTGCCGATCACACAAAATTCGACACCGAGGACTTCATAAAAACAGCTTGGATGAGATATGAAATCTTCAAATTTCTCACTTGGAATAATTATTATTCTATCTACTTGGATACAGATATTCTTGTAAAGAAAGATTTTACCGAAGATATTATTTCTTATATGGAAAAGAGCTATATTGATGGTGTCGTACAGTTAAATCATCATTCGCGGCCGTGTACTGGAATTTTGGGATTTCATCCACGATCAAAATATAAACTTAATCGTATCTATTCAGAAAATTATTTAGGAAATTTCAATTATAAAGCTATTTATGGTGCTGCAGATCAGTCATCTTTTAATGAACATGTCTGCCCTCATGATGATCAACCAAAGCTCAACATGAATTTTTTATCTCGGGATTTATATCCGAATGGCGCTTGGTGGTATCGGAATAATAAAATCTTAAAAAATGTTGCAAAAATAGCTCACTAGAATTGCGTGATTGGCCAAAATTATAAAAATGAAGCAGTTTGAAGACTATTATCCAAATAACAGTATCTAGTATCCTTACTTATGCCTGTTTCTAGATAATTAATGAATTATGTAGAGAGATGCGAACATGATTTGCTTCGATGTACGATATATGTATTGGAAATTAATTCTATTAATCATTTATTTGGGAAGGATAGTGATTTTGAGTGCTTTTAAAATTTCTATTGCGGTGCTAGCTGTTACTTCGGTGGGTTGATAACGACAAAAGGTGTTTTCGTATTTCGATATAAAATCATCGTTTGCCTTTTCTGCGCTTGCAAGAGACTCTTGATCTATTGACTCTCTGTTGATGCTGTAATCTTTTGTTTTTATGTGATTCGCATGATAATGTGTAGTTTTGTCGTACTTTTCGAAACTTAATTTTTCTTCAGAGTCAAAATTTTCATCAATAAAGTTTTTGACTTGTTCCAAAGAATTCATATTTCTAATACTGTCTACGTTCATGTCTGGCAGACCTTTTCCAAATAATAAGTCGCTTATTTGTTGTATCTTATTATTGCATTGGTTAGGGCTTTCAATCTCTGATTCCTTGACAAGCACTAGGGATGATACCTGTGAAAGGGTGTTGTCCAATCTACGGTTGTAATTAAACATATTTTGCATCTTTTTACTTATCCTGGAATAGTTGGTTTTGGTTGGATTTTGCCTGGATACTCGCATTTGAGATAATGCTGTTTGGAGTGGGTCTCTAACAGAAATAATTACATTTGGGATAATTAATCCTGGAAGAAAGGACGATATTGTTTTAAGGACTCTTATTTTATGAGTTTTTATGAGAAGAAAATCATAGGAGTTTTCGTTAATAAGTGGGATTGACTCGCTGATTTCTTCTTGATTGGTAAACAAAGAAAGATAAGAAAACCCCTGATCTTTGAGTATGCTTTGGGTTGTATTGAATGCCCAAGTTGTGCCTGACCTTGGCAGGCCGATCGAAACAACTATTTTGAGTCCCATGGGAATAAAGGTGCTTCACTGTGTTTTATAATACTATAACTTCTTTGTTTAGTTACCATGCACGGTGCAGCAAAGCGTCTTGAGGAAAGCCTCGTTGACAATCCCGTATCTATAGCATGGGTCATTGTAGGACAAGAGTCCAGTGGTAGTAAGTTCATAGCCAAAACAATGGCCAAAATATTTCACCATAATGATTACAAGGGAACATTTTTTAGTTTAGTAAATTCCAGCTTAATTTATCATCGCTCATGTCCTTTTGGTCGCCCCAAGAATGGGTTTGATTTCATTAAGGAGGAGATAGAAATTATTCGTTCGCACTGTCCTTGTGTGAATATAATATTCACAACTAGAAGCAAAAATATTTCTTTTTCAAGAAAGGCTTTGCGTTTTGGTGATACTACTGAGAGTGCGCATGCAGATCTCGTTGATTTAGACCGACTGTATGAGTATCTAGTCAACCTTGGTAATTTGCTTTTTGTTTGGAACTATGAAACCATGTGCCTTCTTCGTGAAAAATATTTTAAAAGATTATATGATTATTTTGGGATTAATTCTCATTACTTCCCCAATGTAAATGACTCCAACGAGGAATTTTTATTTAATAGCATTTTCTTTGCCGATGAATACTCTTCGATAGCGCTAACATGTAATATTAATTTATATCGAAAAAAGAATGCTAAAGAATTGGACTCTACGCAATTAGAGACAATTAAATCACTAAAAAAGGCACTTTATGCCTCTGTCAACAGACAGCTTAAAATTGTCGTTTCAGTAGCATCTAGAGACCTGCGATTTTTTCATAGTTTATTTCGCGGTGAGAATAGGATTGTAGTTCGTTCCTTAGGTATTGACTCTTGTGAGCGTCAAAAGCCCTACATCCGGGACATTCTTGATCATGACTTATATACAACCACTAATTCGAATGATCAAAGAGTGAAGTCATATTGCATGTATTTAAATGCAGATATTTGTGTGCCGAATTATTTTTTCGAATTCTTATTCCAGCAGCTTATTGGCTTTTCAAATACTAAGTTTCCTGGAAATTTGACAAAAGCCAAAAAAACTTTTGACTGTATAGTCATAAACCGTCGCGATGTTATTGGCGATGATCTTTATTGGCATCCTGGAAGTGACCTTTTTGTCTTTCCAAGTGAATGGTTGGCTTCAATGAGGTTTGGAAATGTTTGCATAGGCTTGCCCCCAATAGGTCCTATTCTTTGGCTTAATTGCCTATATCATTCAAAGTCAGCTCTTCAAGTTAGTGATTTATTTATTACACATCATATTGGCAATGACCAAAGTTGGAAAGACTCTAAAGTTCAAGATGATGTAGATCTAAACATGAGATCAGCCGCTGAAGCTTTTCGGTCACTTATAGGCTCAGATAAACGTAATCTTAGTAAATTTGATATGGAGAAGCATAGTATATTGGCCAAGAAGAGATTGAAACATTTTATACTGCAATGGACTTCAGATTTGGATAAAGAGGATTAATTGGCAGCATGATCACTCACTAACAAAAATTTTATAATACCAACCTCCATTTTTGTTCTACGCAAATAATGTGAATACA
It contains:
- a CDS encoding putative nucleotide-diphospho-sugar transferase; this translates as MAKNLAISCWKQGVELLFFGNDEASINQMSNYASTVNNIKENRFRLDITRDLPADHTKFDTEDFIKTAWMRYEIFKFLTWNNYYSIYLDTDILVKKDFTEDIISYMEKSYIDGVVQLNHHSRPCTGILGFHPRSKYKLNRIYSENYLGNFNYKAIYGAADQSSFNEHVCPHDDQPKLNMNFLSRDLYPNGAWWYRNNKILKNVAKIAH
- a CDS encoding L,D-transpeptidase, translating into MLRATLLAVLTGACLQLGPVGARPADPIPPVAPWLSDVEALALLPAAVRSRPSKQLVLHRSSRQLILLDQGQVRLRVPAAVGTQGWETPLGEHRVLFKTVDPVWRHPGTGVLVPPGGGNPLGSRWIAFYQDCSNPGGWDGEKVVQVRGCSHVGLHGTPHRWTVGRAVSHGCVRLFDEHIRRVFDLVDVGTPVVVLP
- a CDS encoding M23 family metallopeptidase, whose translation is MLGLFAALLVPMSGVVTHGVEQDHPALDIACRVGRPVRAAHDGVGRSRWSSTLGWTFHLAGAGVKTRYSHLSVGAPPGSYNRGQIIGYCGNTGRWSTGPHLHFEAEPLHLLDVLESPSAEQLRSMEQTPQWRQRSVEASR
- a CDS encoding alpha/beta hydrolase, yielding MRRALLFTGAGLMVAAAGLPGFATPKQTARTVTNGFVRSNVLLPIGGKKQVSNPVPQDLSNLSGWTREELEVGLEKQYDVDVADVTEFLYSTEGEAFLKESLNGNYHPYYSQQNDLQAVRSAIILDAEDGKLSSYGMMAKLPTDQRLQGAMKVCNADTQGDFHKDTSLLSWYMNTPACIQAYTAKAPEPAPAPAAPVQGLW